From Leptidea sinapis chromosome 12, ilLepSina1.1, whole genome shotgun sequence, the proteins below share one genomic window:
- the LOC126967175 gene encoding pyruvate kinase-like isoform X2, whose amino-acid sequence MANSEKQDEKKPETIEFEDIDISRPDILEQPVNRFRRCPIIVTLADPQITPVDIQQMLECGINIVKFKMSYSSKGDKLRMIGKLDKAADACCRKFGISEWPIATCVELKTIVVKTGLLENNADQVKITKGSVVKITCNMDEYNRCNDHNIFIDNPYLESDIPIGTEISIASDEIILHCIEKIDFENINCIVIKGGILKNVCNFCARGISPTRPNITKKDLEIVNFALAYQIDMIVVNYVRNAETIKEIKKHIGNKIAKPLIFCGLCTGEDLENADEIIKECDGVIFARDFLPYETSASLKLRLPQIQKWISSKCLQAGKPMYLSGGVFKEAICTGVFHINEISDVVNAIMDGVSGFVLQDCFDVDLALQVLRALNELCYFVEPLVTSKINFWRILDEVKMPINAAEAAVISCAMVANLSKARVIVIPTVSGKTMKALHWMRPSALIITVSTKLSIIRLLHTYRVNQEKPFKDWYEAIEDRVKYAIEYAVQRGWLQYRDYYVTLQRGADNSSFCDMVRVWEVSISKKHLVEC is encoded by the exons ATGGCGAACTCAGAAAAACAGGATGAAAAGAAGCCTGAAACTATAGAATTTGAGGATATCGATATAAGTCGACCAGATATATTAGAGCAGCCTGTGAATCGCTTTAGGAGGTGTCCAATTATTGTCACACTTG CGGATCCTCAAATAACGCCCGTAGACATCCAGCAAATGTTAGAATGTGGAATAAACATAGTGAAATTTAAGATGTCTTATAGTAGTAAGGGTGACAAACTTCGTATGATTGGTAAACTTGACAAGGCAGCCGATGCTTGCTGTCGTAAATTTGGTATTAGCGAGTGGCCTATTGCCACCTGCGTGGAGTTAAAAACCATCGTCGTAAAGACTGGTCTTCTAGAAAAC aatGCTGATCAAGTTAAAATAACCAAGGGATCTGTCGTTAAAATAACATGCAATATGGACGAATATAACAGATGCAATGATCATaacatatttattgataatccaTACTTAGAAAGTGACATACCAATTGGAACTGAGATATCTATCGCTTCTgatgaaataatattacattgtattgaaaaaatagattttgaaaatattaattgcattgtaataaaaggcggtatattgaaaaatgtttgCAATTTTTGTGCTAGAGGCATTTCGCCTACTCGACCGAATATTACAAAGAAAGATTTAGAAATTGTTAACTTTGCGTTAGCATATCAA ATAGACATGATTGTCGTCAATTATGTACGCAATGCAGAAACAataaaagaaatcaaaaaacATATAGGAAATAAAATAGCAAAGCCGTTAATATTTTGTGGCTTATGTACTGGGGAAGATCTAGAGAACGCAGATGAAATTATCAag GAATGCGACGGTGTTATATTTGCAAGAGATTTTTTGCCGTATGAAACAAGTGCATCACTAAAATTAAGATTGCCACAGATTCAAAAATGGATTAGTAGTAAATGTTTGcag GCTGGCAAACCTATGTATCTTTCCGGCGGGGTGTTTAAAGAAGCAATATGTACCGGTGTATTTCACATCAATGAAATATCGGATGTTGTAAACGCTATTATGGACGGCGTTAGTGGTTTTGTACTGCAAGATTGTTTTGACGTCGATTTAGCACTACAAGTGTTGCGTGCCTTAAATGAATTGTGCTACTTCGTAGAACCACTTGTTAcgagtaaaattaatttttggaGAATTCTGGATGAG GTAAAAATGCCAATAAACGCAGCAGAGGCCGCCGTTATATCATGTGCCATGGTCGCGAATCTAAGTAAAGCGCGTGTGATTGTCATACCCACTGTTTCCGGGAAAACTATGAAGGCGCTCCACTGGATGAGGCCTTCAGCTCTCATTATCACCGTTAGCACTAAATTGAGCATCATACGGCTACTGCACACGTACAGAG TGAATCAAGAAAAACCTTTCAAAGACTGGTATGAAGCTATCGAAGATCGTGTAAAGTACGCCATAGAGTACGCCGTGCAAAGAGGTTGGCTGCAATACCGCGACTATTACGTCACGCTACAGAGAGGCGCTGACAACAGCTCCTTCTGTGATATGGTGAGGGTCTGGGAAGTCAGCATTTCAAAGAAGCATCTAGTCGA GTGTTAA
- the LOC126967175 gene encoding pyruvate kinase-like isoform X1 — MANSEKQDEKKPETIEFEDIDISRPDILEQPVNRFRRCPIIVTLADPQITPVDIQQMLECGINIVKFKMSYSSKGDKLRMIGKLDKAADACCRKFGISEWPIATCVELKTIVVKTGLLENNADQVKITKGSVVKITCNMDEYNRCNDHNIFIDNPYLESDIPIGTEISIASDEIILHCIEKIDFENINCIVIKGGILKNVCNFCARGISPTRPNITKKDLEIVNFALAYQIDMIVVNYVRNAETIKEIKKHIGNKIAKPLIFCGLCTGEDLENADEIIKECDGVIFARDFLPYETSASLKLRLPQIQKWISSKCLQAGKPMYLSGGVFKEAICTGVFHINEISDVVNAIMDGVSGFVLQDCFDVDLALQVLRALNELCYFVEPLVTSKINFWRILDEVKMPINAAEAAVISCAMVANLSKARVIVIPTVSGKTMKALHWMRPSALIITVSTKLSIIRLLHTYRGVMPLMYKVNQEKPFKDWYEAIEDRVKYAIEYAVQRGWLQYRDYYVTLQRGADNSSFCDMVRVWEVSISKKHLVEC; from the exons ATGGCGAACTCAGAAAAACAGGATGAAAAGAAGCCTGAAACTATAGAATTTGAGGATATCGATATAAGTCGACCAGATATATTAGAGCAGCCTGTGAATCGCTTTAGGAGGTGTCCAATTATTGTCACACTTG CGGATCCTCAAATAACGCCCGTAGACATCCAGCAAATGTTAGAATGTGGAATAAACATAGTGAAATTTAAGATGTCTTATAGTAGTAAGGGTGACAAACTTCGTATGATTGGTAAACTTGACAAGGCAGCCGATGCTTGCTGTCGTAAATTTGGTATTAGCGAGTGGCCTATTGCCACCTGCGTGGAGTTAAAAACCATCGTCGTAAAGACTGGTCTTCTAGAAAAC aatGCTGATCAAGTTAAAATAACCAAGGGATCTGTCGTTAAAATAACATGCAATATGGACGAATATAACAGATGCAATGATCATaacatatttattgataatccaTACTTAGAAAGTGACATACCAATTGGAACTGAGATATCTATCGCTTCTgatgaaataatattacattgtattgaaaaaatagattttgaaaatattaattgcattgtaataaaaggcggtatattgaaaaatgtttgCAATTTTTGTGCTAGAGGCATTTCGCCTACTCGACCGAATATTACAAAGAAAGATTTAGAAATTGTTAACTTTGCGTTAGCATATCAA ATAGACATGATTGTCGTCAATTATGTACGCAATGCAGAAACAataaaagaaatcaaaaaacATATAGGAAATAAAATAGCAAAGCCGTTAATATTTTGTGGCTTATGTACTGGGGAAGATCTAGAGAACGCAGATGAAATTATCAag GAATGCGACGGTGTTATATTTGCAAGAGATTTTTTGCCGTATGAAACAAGTGCATCACTAAAATTAAGATTGCCACAGATTCAAAAATGGATTAGTAGTAAATGTTTGcag GCTGGCAAACCTATGTATCTTTCCGGCGGGGTGTTTAAAGAAGCAATATGTACCGGTGTATTTCACATCAATGAAATATCGGATGTTGTAAACGCTATTATGGACGGCGTTAGTGGTTTTGTACTGCAAGATTGTTTTGACGTCGATTTAGCACTACAAGTGTTGCGTGCCTTAAATGAATTGTGCTACTTCGTAGAACCACTTGTTAcgagtaaaattaatttttggaGAATTCTGGATGAG GTAAAAATGCCAATAAACGCAGCAGAGGCCGCCGTTATATCATGTGCCATGGTCGCGAATCTAAGTAAAGCGCGTGTGATTGTCATACCCACTGTTTCCGGGAAAACTATGAAGGCGCTCCACTGGATGAGGCCTTCAGCTCTCATTATCACCGTTAGCACTAAATTGAGCATCATACGGCTACTGCACACGTACAGAGGTGTCATGCCGTTAATGTACAAAG TGAATCAAGAAAAACCTTTCAAAGACTGGTATGAAGCTATCGAAGATCGTGTAAAGTACGCCATAGAGTACGCCGTGCAAAGAGGTTGGCTGCAATACCGCGACTATTACGTCACGCTACAGAGAGGCGCTGACAACAGCTCCTTCTGTGATATGGTGAGGGTCTGGGAAGTCAGCATTTCAAAGAAGCATCTAGTCGA GTGTTAA
- the LOC126967175 gene encoding pyruvate kinase-like isoform X3, which translates to MANSEKQDEKKPETIEFEDIDISRPDILEQPVNRFRRCPIIVTLADPQITPVDIQQMLECGINIVKFKMSYSSKGDKLRMIGKLDKAADACCRKFGISEWPIATCVELKTIVVKTGLLENNADQVKITKGSVVKITCNMDEYNRCNDHNIFIDNPYLESDIPIGTEISIASDEIILHCIEKIDFENINCIVIKGGILKNVCNFCARGISPTRPNITKKDLEIVNFALAYQIDMIVVNYVRNAETIKEIKKHIGNKIAKPLIFCGLCTGEDLENADEIIKECDGVIFARDFLPYETSASLKLRLPQIQKWISSKCLQAGKPMYLSGGVFKEAICTGVFHINEISDVVNAIMDGVSGFVLQDCFDVDLALQVLRALNELCYFVEPLVTSKINFWRILDE; encoded by the exons ATGGCGAACTCAGAAAAACAGGATGAAAAGAAGCCTGAAACTATAGAATTTGAGGATATCGATATAAGTCGACCAGATATATTAGAGCAGCCTGTGAATCGCTTTAGGAGGTGTCCAATTATTGTCACACTTG CGGATCCTCAAATAACGCCCGTAGACATCCAGCAAATGTTAGAATGTGGAATAAACATAGTGAAATTTAAGATGTCTTATAGTAGTAAGGGTGACAAACTTCGTATGATTGGTAAACTTGACAAGGCAGCCGATGCTTGCTGTCGTAAATTTGGTATTAGCGAGTGGCCTATTGCCACCTGCGTGGAGTTAAAAACCATCGTCGTAAAGACTGGTCTTCTAGAAAAC aatGCTGATCAAGTTAAAATAACCAAGGGATCTGTCGTTAAAATAACATGCAATATGGACGAATATAACAGATGCAATGATCATaacatatttattgataatccaTACTTAGAAAGTGACATACCAATTGGAACTGAGATATCTATCGCTTCTgatgaaataatattacattgtattgaaaaaatagattttgaaaatattaattgcattgtaataaaaggcggtatattgaaaaatgtttgCAATTTTTGTGCTAGAGGCATTTCGCCTACTCGACCGAATATTACAAAGAAAGATTTAGAAATTGTTAACTTTGCGTTAGCATATCAA ATAGACATGATTGTCGTCAATTATGTACGCAATGCAGAAACAataaaagaaatcaaaaaacATATAGGAAATAAAATAGCAAAGCCGTTAATATTTTGTGGCTTATGTACTGGGGAAGATCTAGAGAACGCAGATGAAATTATCAag GAATGCGACGGTGTTATATTTGCAAGAGATTTTTTGCCGTATGAAACAAGTGCATCACTAAAATTAAGATTGCCACAGATTCAAAAATGGATTAGTAGTAAATGTTTGcag GCTGGCAAACCTATGTATCTTTCCGGCGGGGTGTTTAAAGAAGCAATATGTACCGGTGTATTTCACATCAATGAAATATCGGATGTTGTAAACGCTATTATGGACGGCGTTAGTGGTTTTGTACTGCAAGATTGTTTTGACGTCGATTTAGCACTACAAGTGTTGCGTGCCTTAAATGAATTGTGCTACTTCGTAGAACCACTTGTTAcgagtaaaattaatttttggaGAATTCTGGATGAG TGA